The DNA window AGCaggaaatacacagaaaatCTTAAGAAATAAAATCCCCTCCGCAGTGCCTGATAGATCATATATTTGTGCGACGCCAAAGACAACTAACTTGTCCCATGAGAACTCAATGACAGGGATACTTATTAATTTTTAACAAGCCTGAACAGGCCTTGGATCCTTATGATCAGCTTAAGTCCTGTGAATTCTCAAACAAAACTCATACAGAGCTGGACTCCTGAGCAAGAATTCTTACATCCCTTATTCAGGCCAATCACTCCAGCTTCTCTAACTGATTAACCTAACAGCCTGTTGTCGACAGAGTATGGGTTCCCCCTTCCGAATCAAGGTCCCTCTCAAAGTTGCTTTCACTGCCAAGCTGCTTTGTCACCAGGTCTATTCTAAGAAATACTGAACAAGCACAATTCATTTGTACTGAAAGGAAAACATTACTCAACAGTGGTGAACATACTTGTGACCCCTCCAGCGTCCCCCGTTGGCCTGGAAGCTCACAGCTCCCCACCATGGTCTGTAGTGTCTGGGTCTCAAACAGATCGTCCTGTGTCGACGCCACCATTGATGGCTGTGACACACCCTGAGAAAGGGGGTCATCGTTTTCCCCACCCCCTcgcacctcctcctcctccactgacaGCCTGTCAGTCAATGCCGCAGTAACGACAACACATTCGTACTCCTCCGcgctccctcctcctctcaaatcatccctctctccctctgcggGATCACCCTCTTGAGCTGTGTCCCCATCTGTTGCTGCAGTTTCGGAGCCAGTCGGCGCGGGACCCCCTTCCATCATCACACCCATCTCCCACACGGGTGCAGAGTCTGGTGAACGCTCAGGCACGGAGTGGGCGTGGTTTGTGGGTGGGGCCTGAGGAAGCTGACTGAGGGCTGTGGCATGCTGGATTGGGTCCTGAATCACCTGATCATCCTGGGAGAGTTTGGCTGTTGCATTCTCCAACTCGCCAACAGCTTCTGAGAATGTGGAGGGTATGAACAGAAACATTTGCGAAAGACCTTTCATTTACAACTTTTACTGACATGAAAGTAATGATCAAGCAGACAAGGatgtgaaatattaaaacaatatatGACTTCACTATTAAAGCACAATGCAGAATTTCAAACACATTGTAAGAacattaacagaaaacaaactcttAAAATACATGTGCGTTTACTGTATGATACTGCATACAACTTAGTGCTAAGTATTTTTTATTCAGCTTGAATGTATGCTGTACGTGACTGAGGCAATTCACTCCATCTTTCAAGACCAAGTGTCCTATTGGGATTTATGCATGCAAGCGAACTGTTCAGTAAGATGTCGCAGAGCTTGGCTAAAAAATATTGAGCGCAGATGCGGTCCTTCGGGATTTAGACTAAATCCATCATTGTGATCACGCTCACTGCCCAGTGCAGCAGGCATTTACAGTGATATCGTACCTGACAGCTGTCTTTGATCGTAAAGCTTCCTCCGAGCTCTGGTGTCGATACCTGCCgtctcctgccctctctctggTTCCTTTTCCATGGCATCTTCTGCCTCAGACTCGCTGGCTTCTTGTGCTTGCCAGGAGAGGTGCTGCACAAAGGAGTGTCCAGAGTCACATTGCCAGAGCACAGAGGTGGAGCGACCCAGTGCTGGTTCCACTGCTCTGAGCTGAGGCTCATGTGGGCATGACTCGCAGTGATCCTGGTACCATGACACTAGAGTCCGTAAACTGGTCACAGTTACCTTCTTCCCTGAAGATGGAAACATTATCAGTTTGATTTAATAAACACGTTAATGGCGTAGACAGAATGCTTTATTCACAGTACATTTATTAGAAGGATATAACAGCAATACAGTCCTTCAGACAGGGACAGTGGTTACTAAGAGAATGACGCTGTGAAGCTCATTTCTGTGCTGGACGTAGTCTGCACTTACCCTTTTTCTGACTGCTGCACAGCTCTGGAATAGACTTCTTACTGTGAACCATAACAGCCAAAACAAATACGCAATCATTAAAACGGACAACAGGCAAGTGCAAGCAATTCTCAGTACAGTCTAGCAGTACTAACACAAGGCAATATGACCTGTAGTCCAATAGCCCATTCGTGAGCCTAAAAATTGCAACCGTTCATTTTCACCAGCCTGTACTTACCCGCCGTATTTCTGCTGGTATTTTTCCCCGTAAGTTGAATTCAAGAGGATTAAATACTCAGCGAGTCCGGCATCACTCAAGCTAGTTCGCCGGCGCAACTCACTCCAAACCTTATGCGATTCTCCAAGGTAAACTCGTCGAACATCGTACTTCTTCCGGGACTCGAGCCGCCTCTGTGCTCGGTCAGAGTCCGTTAGTCTAGGTCGACCTCTGCATCGCCTGAGAATGGCTTTAATTTGGTCTCCAGCTTCTTTTTTGTCCAATGTACTTGTTCCATCTGCATATCCAGTCGCCATCTTGACATCAGctgtatgttgttgtggttCCTCTTAAAGGGATTTGGTATAAGCGGAAGTTGATAGTTGACCTTTAAAGGAAGTTGGACCCAATATTTAGCCAAAATATATATGCacaatttctttcatttttagtgCTTCGACACTTTTCAGTCCCacataatgacaaaaacacagttatttcGATAATAGTTTTCTAggtaaatgtaataaaaccGGGAATAATAACTTTCGGGCTTTAATtaggaaaaaaatctaaacttAAATTTCAGGAACTGCTTGAAAAACCAATAATATGCTATTCTTCAAACACATATCCAAGTTTTGGATATAGCAACGTCGCGCTGCTGTTCGCTTAGAATCATTTTTTTCCGTAGCCGTATTCAGACGATTCCCTTCTTTTGCGCTAGGACTGAGTAGTATCGTCTACTCACAACAACTTCGCCGATTGGACAGCTGAGAAGTCATTCACATCACTGTAGCAACCACAGCAAACAGTGGAAGTGGAGGAGACACCCCAGCGGTCCCCAAGTCTATCAAGCGTGTTTTATCCCGAGTAATCGTGACGTTTCTCACTTACATTATACtgtacacactctgtttttatCCTCCACGGGCCAcgagttctctttttttcttagagTTATTGTTATCTTATAACTATTTCACAACTCATGCATAAACAGTAGATACATAGAAACAATTGACACTATACCAAAAACATTAAGTGAACCACAAATAGAAATAATTATAAATAACGTTGAATTATAACGACTGACCAAATCTCTTTCCACAAAATTATTTGAatgcacgcacatatacatgcatgcacatagaGCATGATTTGAATAGTCATAGTTAACTGGACCACAAAACTTTTAAGAATGTTTAAcatctttgtttcatttttcaattttacgaaaactgaaattaaaaaaaacaagctcttatctcatgtttttatttccaCCAGCCGGTAACCACACCTGCATAGTTGACTAACATTAGGCGTTTACTGAACATTATTAAATATCCAGTGGCTGATTATGGGTTCTCTGGCGTTTTTGGCGACAGTTAGCTTTTTGACACTGTACATGCATGAACGGTTCAATCAAAAACATATCGCCTATCTGACCTTCTTATGATCCTCGATCATTTTACTTATCTCGTTCAGTGACTTCGTGCTAAATCTAAAAATTCCATCAATATTACCATGTTTACCTCAGCAGCCATTCACCTCACTAGCTGCATTTCGCGCCACCAGCGCGTTTACTACTATCGTCCAATCGACAGACTTCTTCTATGTACTACTAGCCAATGCTAGCGCAGGAGGAGGGATTTGTCCGATTACGTGTGGCTGTTACGGCAGTACAGAAGTTAAAGGCTGTGAATTTTACACGTTTCTCGTGGCAGTAATatgatttgtttttgatatAGGAGATATGGTCGATATATTGAGGTTCATATTTAGTCGTTTTGGTCCACAACCTGTTCCagcctctttcactctctcctctgccaCAGAGAGTAATGTGTTAGTGGTTAGTGAGGGAAGCACTGGCACGTCTCTGTTGTTTCTTACAGCCGTAACGGCCGCTGCAGAACTGGGACTTAAAGTTATATTTTTTACACACAATGCATTTCAGAAGTTTCCAGTGTGTCTGCAATCCATCCCTAACTTGAACCCTGACAGCCTGAAGGTAATTCTGGTCTCTTAATGAACAGATATTGCGTCTGTCTATATCCCGTCGTTGTTTACACCGACTTAAGACTCAAACAAGTAACACATATGAAACGGAGAAACTGTTACAGCATTTAAGTCGTCAACACGTGAATAGGCAAGCACACGGTCAATATAATACTCTTATGAAGTGTACTCGTGGTGTCTTGAACATGGCTTGCTTTTGAccggtgtgtgtttgaggtgggATAAGGTGAAGATGGGGCTTATCGGTGagtgctgccccccccccccccccccccccccccccccccccccgatagCAGGGCAGAGCTAGTTTTAAAGGCACTCCAATCAGCAAGAGATAATTGTATCGCTCTATCTCTTGGAAACATGCGAGATGGGGCCACAGCCAAATTTTCctaaaatcagaaaaaaaaacgaggttACGGATTCGCGCAACGTGTTCCCTTCACACATAAGCATTAGCTGAATCTGCCAGACAAAACCTTTTAGGACGCAGCGTTCATAGAAGATTTCgttattgtttctttctttattttttataacGACTAATGATGCACAATCGTAGCATGAGATCTAACTTATAACTTAAAATGCTAAGGTTATGTAACTTAAAGAGCTTGCGTAAACTCAATATCAGATATAGTATGATTTAGCCAAAGCAGGTAGTGCTGAGATCAGAGAGTGAGGTAAAGGTTGGTCCTGCCAGCTTACccagaagtgtgtgttttagagagtgTAGGGGGACGGGTTACATCTTTGCTGCCTTTTGCGAGTTCACGTCTTCTCTACTCACCCAGCTAATCATTACTCCCTGTCTGCTGCAAGGAGCAAATGAAACGCGCGTATCCTGGTGTCAATTACTTTATTTCATTACCGTGTAAAATGCTGTGAATAGAGAGACACGACAGGTTAGCAAAATGTATGAGATCAGTTGTCGCGCTGCCCATTCAAAGGGTCCTGTGATTGTGTTTCCTGACAGAGAATCAGGTTTGTGTACTCTAAAACACTGGATGAGCTGCTTCATGATGTGGCTTCACTACACGAGCTCCTTGCCAAAGCTGCTGCCCCCCCTTCCCTGTTGGTGGTGGACGGTTTGGAGCGTTATCTCCGTGAGGCGGGAACCAGGAGCACGCCGCTGAAGGGCGATCGGAGTGCAGCCGCGCACTTAGCCGCTCTGTTGCACGACACCGCCACTTTCTTCACGCAGAACCACGCTCCGTGTCGAGTTATGGCTTCCTTTCGGCTCAACCAAGACAGCCGAGAGACGTCTTGTCCTGACCCCCTCCTCGCTGTTCTAGACCGCTACCTCCAGGTAAGATGTACTTTGACCCAGGAGAGGAGGGGTCTGCCTGCTGAGGCGGAAGAGCAGGCTGTCTGGCAGGTGTTCCTCTCAGGCTTGGGGATCAGAACAGGCCCTGTTGATGCTGTAAGCCATTGGAGTTTAGGGATAGGGCCAAATGGAGCAATGCAATTCTCACCAGCCATCAGTCCAGAGGAGCATCCAGAAACACAGCAAACTGTATCGGTTTAAAACGCGGTTGGAACTTGGGTGAACTTTGAAACTTCTTCTTGTGTGCAAATAGCATGAAATGCCAAATCACACAGATGATGATTTCTCTGTTATGCAGGACTGAAAAAGAGGGAAATTCCTGCACATATCATTTTGATACTTTGCCAATGAAGCTGTACCTGTAAATATTGACCATGAAAATGTTCTCTACTGTTTCAAAGCAAAAActtacaaaaacattcaaattgatttttttttttattgtgaatgaatattaaaaattGTTGATTCATATGTAATGTTTATATGATGACAGTTCTGTGTTAGAAATTTTACAGATGTTTTACACATGAGGCAGTTCAGTACATGAAATGATTCACagtaagtaaaataaaaaaataatcaataaacaacatttaaacaacATCTACTATTAGAGAATACAAATAGAAATGGCAAAATCTAGACATAGGGGAAGATGCTACACTGTAAAACCCGACTGGTTAACtttgaaacattttacaaactCATTACCTTTAATTGCATGAAGCAAATGTTACGAATTTCAAATGGGCGAAAAAATCGATTGCATAAAATTGACCTGCAAATGAGTTCAGTTACATTTGCTTGATTtataataatagtgataataataataatgataatacacgctgttgttactgttgttatttataGAATTTGGGAGGAGCAGGTGACAGACGTATATCTAGGTCACTACAATAACATCTTTCCTTAAGGAGATGAGAACACATTAACAATGTAACATTAACAATGTAGACTACATAAAACATGTTGCTCTACTGCTATAGGGATTTACAAATCAGCTGGGAAAAGGTATTCCTGAATTTTCTATATTATTTTACTCCCTAAACTAAACTTCAGTGTAatcatatttgaaatatattacATTTACTGGTGGACAGCGAGAGCACTTTTGATCTAGATCATGCAAGCTATTATATAAGAAAACAACTTATTCCCAGTAGAAGTAGTATTTACAGTTTTAACACCAGTGAGCCCTCCAAACACAGTTAGGGTGGACACCAGGACACACTAACAGATGAAGACACATGACCCTCAAATAGAGGCAAAGAACTCAGTGTTCTGTCAGTCTGAGATAAGCATAACAGAACACCCACACATTACCTCAAAACAACCCCACTAAAAGCCACATTCCCTTTGACTATCTCTGTTTCACTTAACTGACATGTTCAGTACAGTGACAAATCTCTGAGGTATTTTTCCTGTCCTAGGAGAGTCTGTCTAAACTTTTTCCCTATATAATATGCCGAATTACGTTAAagttatctgtttttgtttacattttgtttactACCTTGTGTCTGACCCACTTTGTACGTGAGGGTGATTCTACACTCATTCCCTACCAAACTAAGGAGCTCCGCTTCCATGACAACGATGGTGGAATGTGGCTTTGACCTGCTACAGCAGTTTCTTTCATGATAGACTTTTGCATTGGGCTTTGCTTTTAATCTCACAATGTATTATAGACAACTGTTTGCAACAGGTTGAATAGTGTTAACTTTGTGTTCTTACTTTAATAACCTTGTTTTCAGCTTTCCAAATAATCAACAGATGAATATTAGATATATTattagtacaaaaaaaaatgtgtgtgtcatcTCAGTGTTTGAATATTTATCAAAACAGCTGCCAAAACAATGAACTCAATCCTCTGTATGACACAGAGTTAGCTTATATTACCAAACGGGGAGCATTCAGTCCACTGAAACATTCCTCTTTTCACCCTCTTTAATATTGTCCATCATGAAACTCTTGAGTGAAGATCCATGCTTTGCACTAGAGCTCCGTGACTGCTCTGAATCCTTCACTCCACCTCTGTCAGACACTGTGAAAGGCCTCCCTGAAAAGAGCCTTCGGTGAAACTTTTTAATGTCTTTCAACGTTTCACAGACAGTTTGGTCAGCATCCCGAGTGAAAGTTCTGTCCTGTGAGGAGCTGTCTGTGAGCCAGAATTTCGTTCTTGTAGTTATTGGTGTAGATTGGTCCTTTCCCGgtgtctgtcagtctgctgGCACTCATGGGACTGTAGTCCATAGAAACACCAGAGTCTGCCACAGCCATGTAAGTGTAGCCTGGCCCTAGCGGTGGCCACGTGTGGTTTGGATACTCAAAGCTGGATTGGGAAGAGAGCCTGCCTGATCCAGAACTCTGTCGGAGGGAGCCTAGATCGGAACGAGACTCCGTAGAGGTCTCTCCACAGGAAAAAAGTGCCTGAAGAGGTAGGCTTTCCTCCAGAATTTCATCCTCTGTGGCCTCTCCATTGGCGTGCTGGGAGTTCTGGTTAAGGATGACATATGCGTCCTGAGATTCCAACAAGGACGACTGAGAGAGGGGGGCGGGATGTTCCTGAAAGGCCCTCAGCTGCTCTGCCAACCACCGAGCGTGAGGTGGCTCCAGCCACCTGTCAATCGATCCAGAGtccactccctctttctcccttgtGTCTTTGCCCTCCTCCTTTGCCTGTGCCGCGCCACACGGGGCTTTGGGGGAGTTTGGACGAAGGGTGGGAGGGGGTCTCAAGCTGGCCTCTGACAGTACCTCCAGAGGGGCAGGGGACTCCTCAGAGTAAACACAGACTGGGTGCCACAAACGCCCACTGTTACTATGGCCCAGCCATTGCTACAGATGGgtcagaaaataaacacacataaataaaaaaaaattaaaaaaaggatacATGCATTCATTCACATACTGTGCTTCATGCTGCTAATgatgtgtggtgtatatgtgaggAAAAAAGGTTTCTGTGATCAGAAAAGTGATGAACACTGCAACAAGAGTTAAAGTCTAAATCCTCGGTCTCATTTGTCTTATGAAAGCATAGTAAATCTAAAGCTTTACACACTTAGGTTGTACATCTCCAGCTGTACGATGTAAACTTGTTGGACAGATACCTCTATAGTAGTGAGATCATAAAATGGGTGATGTTGCATACCTGGAAGTCTCCTCCGTGGACTGTGAAGAGGCCAGAAAACTTCTGCTCTGGAGTGGGAATGTCTGGCCATAGTTTTTTTAGTAGGAACCTGTGACAGTggacagaagaaagaaatgtaGTACATACAGATTGACATATTTTTACTCAATATTACATCTGATTCTTTGGCACAGATGTGCAGACGGCAGAAATGATCTCCAAATACAGACCAGCAAGGCTGACATACCGGGAGTCCCACACATGAATTTTATTAACAAGAATTTTTTGAAGAAcataatttaacatgcaaaaaaatgcaaaccaaTAAACAACTTGtttatgtgcgtgcgtgtgtgggtgtgccaCTGACCTGCCGTATGACAgtagaagagtgagagagagcaggaagaggATTACTGAAATGATAACTATCAGTAATATGATGAGAgggtccatgtctgtgtggacGAAAGAGAAACATGTGAGAGGTCAACATAAAGGTGACAGAAGTGACTTTTTACGCATGCATTAAAAGCACAGAGGAATCACATGGCTCCACAATGTAGTATACATCATGTATTTTCTAAACTAACCCGAGATATTTTTATCCAGGCAAATACTCTGATAACCTTGTGAAATTTTGTGCAATGGTGGTTTGCCTTTTTGACAAATGGGCACATATTTCTTGCTTTAGTGTTTCCCAGAATTTTCATCAATAGCAACATAAACCCTGAAAATTGCTTCTTTTAACTATGCCAGTAGCAGCTGTATCCTCAATGAATTTCCtaataaatgatttttaaaataataaggCAACACATTTCTTGCCAGTGTGGGACCTTCAACATAATGTATAATCTTTTCTTCATACTGTTCTCATTAGTTCTCATTGgaggtggggaaaaaacagtaaCGCTTACAAATGGATCACATGACTAAATGTAAAGCTGGTTTTGTGGGCTCTACCCACAAAGTCATGTGTAAAAAATTGAGTTGACAATTTAATTGCAGGGAGGAAGTTATCAGTGTGCCAGTATGTCAAAAACGATAAACCTCATCTTCAATCTCTAATTCACTGGATTGGAGACCAAAGGTCGATTCTAATATAACAGATTTCAGTGTACCACTGGGGGGTGTTGCCATGAGAATGGGGTCACTCCAGACACTCCAAGTTCCATTGTAGGTGATGCCATCTGGTTTGACTCGAACCCAGAGCTTGTACTTGGTGCCTGAGAACAAACCCTGCAGAATGAGCTCAGTCTTGGCTTCGACTGTGATCTCCTACAAAGGCCATAAAGagaataatatttcattttacctGTGAGAACCTCAAACAAAAAGGCATGAGAGTGAGGAATTTGAAAGTATTGTAAATGGGATTGGATCCATAATGAAGCTGACTTTAGTAGCCTTGTATTGGGCCTGGAATGCCAGACCAAATGCCAGAGAGCAAAGACAAGCAGACGGTTTCTGCTCATTCTACCTTTCCCATCCTGCTGTTTTCCGGCGCGTATCTGACTTCGTACATCATGCTCTTTTGCATGTACTTGAGGGGGGGTGGCAGCCAGGTTACTCTCAGCTGGCCCTGTTTACCTGTTCTCGTCACAGTCACATTGGCTGGGGGATCCAGCAGGACTGAAGGACAAAGAaggacagacagtgaaaatacacacaaagggGCCGTTCAGTATCCTGCGCGTGTTCCTCTTCGAGGTTAGACGTGAGTCTATCTACGGGAATGTTTGGTAACGTGAGAGAAAATAGCGTAAAGTGTTCATAGAGGCTGTGGAATTGAAACTTAAAAATACAATCGGTTTCATTTCAAACTGACACACGGTGGATTAAGTCCAGAAAAATCAACACGGCGCTCCTGAATGCTGAATCTCTGAACGCGTCCACACACATCAACGCTGATGTTCTAAAGCTCGGGTCACTTACACATGTTCTCGATGAACAGATTCCGGCTGTAGAGCGGCTGCCCCTTGTAAAGCACGTGTACGTCGAGAGGCACAAAGAACTGTATGCGGGCGAGTTGGCAAAAAAACAGCCTCCTGCTCCCTGCCAGGGGGAGGGCCAGGGCAGCAACATCACAGTTACTGCTGTTCTCATtcctgaaagacaaaaaaaaaaaaaaattaaaatacctTTCACTCAGTCTcacctaaaaaaacaaaacaaaaaaaaaaaacaagccacaGCATCCAGCATTGGACAGTTTGTGCAATTCTACTTAAGTATGGTTACGTATTTGTGTGGAATGATGtaatatttaactttttttttgcattaaatattacatttaaagaATAATGGAATATTTAAAGTAATACTTTGGAGTGTAGCTGTTGGAAAAGCCTTGTGCGaaataatgttattttacaATTAAAAGTTACTCActggtatgtgtatgtgaacgtATACTCATCCGCTGTGCTCCCCcgttcctcctctctctcttcccagaAGCACGTGAGGTCCCGCATCCCTTCAGCAAAACATTTAGGATTCTCTGGCTCCACGCGGAGCAAATGCATCACTATTCAGAGACAGTAAAATTATACTTTTCACCAGATGCAAAACTGGAAAAACGCTGGTACTATAGTATTATTATGAGATAAACTCGATTAAGAGCTAAAATTGAACCTTTGACAAACACATTGTAGCCTACAAGTTGTTTTCTTTAGTATTTATTGAACAGATTATCGACCATGTTATCTAAGAGACCGCTGTGACCGTGTGATTAATATGTAATGCACTTTCTACAAACCTGTTATTAAGAAAGTCGGGCTTTATTTAgactaaaaacatttttaccttCTGAGACACTTAATTGATGTGGTTAGCGCACACAGTGGTTCACTTAAGTTAATGCAGACAAAATACGGAGGACaacattaggaaaaaaaagattgtccTACCTTTGGTCTGAAAAGTCAGCACCCCATTCGTCAGCGAAACTTCTGGGAACCAAAAGAATAGAGCCACTATCAAAAAAGCGTTTGTTCTACCAttggtcattttttgtttttcgcgGAGACCAGAAGCGCTGGTGCGTAATGATGTCCTGCATAACTGTGTTTGAGGCTGTGGATGCTCCCTTTTTCGAGTTCTCTCCCACACAGCTTGACAGAGCGATACCACGGAGCGCAcgacagtgtgtgcgtgtatcatATGAGATAAGGAACATGTGATGACTGAAATTGTTTATTTTCGATTTTACTCCACTGAGGGAGGAACGCTTAAAAGTTCAGTTGAGAAGTCCAGGTACTGGACAGCATTGGGCGGAGCTTAAACTTCACGCACTCATTGATGTTTACTCCTCAAAATGGTCCTCATGTGTTAAAATTACATCTATTTATTATTAAGGTAACCAATACAGCTGATTTTAAAGGACATCCCAGGTGTCCAGttaggaaaaaacacttttttttatattctgttgCAGTTGGACATAGCTGTCAAGGTGAAGTCACCTAGGACAGTGACAGGACAATCGCAAAAACAAAGAATCTAGAG is part of the Chanos chanos chromosome 13, fChaCha1.1, whole genome shotgun sequence genome and encodes:
- the znf653 gene encoding zinc finger protein 653 translates to MATGYADGTSTLDKKEAGDQIKAILRRCRGRPRLTDSDRAQRRLESRKKYDVRRVYLGESHKVWSELRRRTSLSDAGLAEYLILLNSTYGEKYQQKYGGKKSIPELCSSQKKGKKVTVTSLRTLVSWYQDHCESCPHEPQLRAVEPALGRSTSVLWQCDSGHSFVQHLSWQAQEASESEAEDAMEKEPERGQETAGIDTRARRKLYDQRQLSEAVGELENATAKLSQDDQVIQDPIQHATALSQLPQAPPTNHAHSVPERSPDSAPVWEMGVMMEGGPAPTGSETAATDGDTAQEGDPAEGERDDLRGGGSAEEYECVVVTAALTDRLSVEEEEVRGGGENDDPLSQGVSQPSMVASTQDDLFETQTLQTMVGSCELPGQRGTLEGSQLIIITGPSYEALTSEGIQLNMGGADVEEVTCTVIEGVAYNQMCQSGGAVRPNLPDPEGIMGMSEKQLLQTDGDSHAQQELQRNLNRSKRSRRGPVMEADGMLKMFHCPYEGCSQVYVAISSFQNHVNLVHRKGRTKVCPHPGCGKKFYLSNHLHRHMIIHSGVRDFICETCGKSFKRKNHLEVHRRTHTGETPLQCEICGYQCRQRASLNWHMKKHTPEAHYNFTCEHCGKRFERLDSVKFHKLKSHPEQQST
- the swsap1 gene encoding ATPase SWSAP1 encodes the protein MVDILRFIFSRFGPQPVPASFTLSSATESNVLVVSEGSTGTSLLFLTAVTAAAELGLKVIFFTHNAFQKFPVCLQSIPNLNPDSLKRIRFVYSKTLDELLHDVASLHELLAKAAAPPSLLVVDGLERYLREAGTRSTPLKGDRSAAAHLAALLHDTATFFTQNHAPCRVMASFRLNQDSRETSCPDPLLAVLDRYLQVRCTLTQERRGLPAEAEEQAVWQVFLSGLGIRTGPVDAVSHWSLGIGPNGAMQFSPAISPEEHPETQQTVSV
- the epor gene encoding erythropoietin receptor — translated: MTNGRTNAFLIVALFFWFPEVSLTNGVLTFQTKVMHLLRVEPENPKCFAEGMRDLTCFWEEREEERGSTADEYTFTYTYQNENSSNCDVAALALPLAGSRRLFFCQLARIQFFVPLDVHVLYKGQPLYSRNLFIENMFLLDPPANVTVTRTGKQGQLRVTWLPPPLKYMQKSMMYEVRYAPENSRMGKEITVEAKTELILQGLFSGTKYKLWVRVKPDGITYNGTWSVWSDPILMATPPSDMDPLIILLIVIISVILFLLSLTLLLSYGRFLLKKLWPDIPTPEQKFSGLFTVHGGDFQQWLGHSNSGRLWHPVCVYSEESPAPLEVLSEASLRPPPTLRPNSPKAPCGAAQAKEEGKDTREKEGVDSGSIDRWLEPPHARWLAEQLRAFQEHPAPLSQSSLLESQDAYVILNQNSQHANGEATEDEILEESLPLQALFSCGETSTESRSDLGSLRQSSGSGRLSSQSSFEYPNHTWPPLGPGYTYMAVADSGVSMDYSPMSASRLTDTGKGPIYTNNYKNEILAHRQLLTGQNFHSGC